A window from Solanum stenotomum isolate F172 chromosome 5, ASM1918654v1, whole genome shotgun sequence encodes these proteins:
- the LOC125864750 gene encoding uncharacterized protein LOC125864750 isoform X1 produces the protein MGAEVSKQVERRKAIDTQKKSLCDLKEKNGCNFPGYDYHVQDRKNWMSTLAPEKLHVNQIVWPGTHDSATDEIGIPFISRPFAQCQSLSIYQQLVTGVRVLDIRVQEDRHVCHGILLCYHVDVVINDVKKFLSETHSEIIILEIRTEFGHDDPPDFDKYLEAELGEFLIHQDDNVFNKTIAELLPKRIICVWKPGKSPKPSQGSPLWSSCYLKDNWIDTDLPEKKFESNMKYLSEQPPVTSRKFFYRVENTVTPQADNPVLWVKPVTERIHPYARLFIMECISRGYGDRLQIFSSDFINEDFVDACIGLTYARIKGKL, from the exons ATGGGTGCCGAGGTGTCTAAACAAGTCGAAAGACGAAAAGCTATCGATACTCAAAAGAAAAGCTTGTGTGATCTCAAGGAGAAAAATGGATGCAACTTTCCTGGTTATGATTATCATGTACAGGACCGAaaaaattggatgtcaacacTTGCCCCCGAAAAACTTCATGTGAATCAGATCGTTTGGCCAG GTACACATGATTCTGCAACTGATGAGATTGGAATCCCATTCATTTCTCGCCCTTTCGCACAATGCCAATCTTTGTCAATTTACCAGCAACTGGTAACTGGTGTTCGTGTTCTTGACATTCGTGTTCAAGAAGATAGACATGTATGTCATGGCATCCTTCTTTGCTACCATGTTGATGTTGTCATCAACGATGTCAAGAAGTTCCTATCAGAAACACATTCAGAGATAATAATCCTGGAAATCCGTACAGAGTTTGGTCATGATGATCCACCTGATTTCGACAAGTATTTGGAGGCTGAGCTAGGGGAGTTTCTCATCCACCAAGATGACAATGTTTTCAACAAGACTATTGCGGAGCTATTGCCAAAACGAATAATATGCGTTTGGAAACCAGGAAAATCACCTAAACCTAGCCAAGGAAGTCCTTTATGGAGTTCGTGTTACCTAAAAGACAACTGGATAGACACTGACTTACCTGAAAAGAAATTTGAAAGCAACATGAAGTATTTGAGTGAGCAACCACCAGTAACATCCCGGAAATTCTTTTACAGAGTAGAGAACACGGTGACACCACAGGCAGATAATCCAGTCCTGTGGGTGAAACCAGTGACTGAACGGATTCATCCGTATGCAAGGTTGTTTATAATGGAATGTATTTCTCGAGGTTATGGTGATCGATTACAAATATTTTCATCAGACTTCATAAATGAAGATTTTGTGGATGCGTGCATTGGTCTAACATATGCAAGGATCAAAGGGAAGCTCTGA
- the LOC125864768 gene encoding dirigent protein 22-like, which yields MEKTSLVILLCFILMSMVQGVVLGPKAVEKWFKKLPHAKQKVTKFHFYFHDITSGKNPTAVPIIKSKSPTFFGYVAMIDDPLTVGPEVNSTIVGRAQGIYGGAGQKEAALLMTLNFVFTTGKYNGSTLSVLGRNPAFHKYREMPIVGGSGVFRLAQGIATAKTYWLNATDAIVEYNVIVLHYDI from the coding sequence ATGGAAAAAACAAGCCTAGTTATATTGCTTTGTTTTATTCTTATGTCAATGGTTCAGGGTGTTGTATTAGGACCCAAAGCTGTTGAAAAATGGTTCAAGAAGCTTCCTCATGCAAAGCAAAAGGTAACTAAGTTTCATTTCTATTTTCATGACATAACTAGTGGGAAAAATCCAACGGCAGTTCCAATAATCAAGTCCAAATCCCCAACTTTCTTTGGGTATGTTGCAATGATTGACGACCCACTGACAGTTGGACCCGAGGTCAACTCGACTATAGTGGGTCGAGCCCAAGGGATTTATGGTGGAGCCGGTCAAAAGGAGGCTGCCCTTCTCATGACCCTCAACTTTGTGTTCACAACTGGAAAGTATAATGGTAGCACGTTGAGTGTACTTGGTAGGAACCCGGCATTTCATAAGTATCGTGAGATGCCTATTGTTGGTGGTTCTGGAGTTTTTCGATTGGCTCAGGGAATCGCCACTGCAAAAACCTATTGGTTGAATGCTACCGATGCTATTGTTGAGTACAATGTTATAGTCCTGCATTATGACATTTGA